Proteins found in one Coriobacteriia bacterium genomic segment:
- a CDS encoding DUF1801 domain-containing protein, whose protein sequence is MTEDNAATKPAREPTKKKLDGLAGVLETIAAMPEHDQAMAKRFHSIIERTAPSLTPRLWYGMQAYAKDGKVLCFFQSASKFKARYATFGFEEVAELDDGAMWPTSYALTELGDEQEAEIEKLIRKAMGEGVRQDA, encoded by the coding sequence ATGACTGAGGACAATGCCGCGACGAAGCCAGCGCGCGAACCGACGAAGAAGAAGCTCGACGGACTGGCTGGGGTGCTCGAGACCATCGCCGCGATGCCCGAGCACGACCAGGCGATGGCCAAGCGGTTCCACTCGATTATCGAGAGAACGGCGCCCTCGCTCACACCGAGGCTTTGGTACGGAATGCAGGCGTACGCGAAGGACGGCAAGGTGCTGTGCTTCTTCCAGAGCGCATCGAAGTTCAAAGCGAGGTATGCGACGTTCGGATTCGAGGAGGTCGCCGAGCTCGACGACGGCGCCATGTGGCCTACCTCCTACGCGCTGACCGAGCTGGGCGATGAACAAGAGGCCGAGATCGAGAAGCTCATCAGGAAGGCGATGGGCGAAGGTGTCAGACAGGACGCGTAG